The Aneurinibacillus migulanus genome contains the following window.
CTTGCTCATCATCCATGGGTGACAAACCCGGAAGAGGAAGAGAAACGAAAGAAAGAGGAACGAGAAGAAAAAGCTAAACAAGTACAGGATAATTACCAATTCCCTGAACAAGGGGATGGGGATGATGAATAGTGAATGATGAGTTAAAGAATCCTTCTGCTGAATACCTGGGTAAACGTATGGAAGAGGTCATAGAGGCTGATATCAAGCGCACAGATGATACAGAGGAATTGCTTACAGATATGTACTCTAAATCATTGAAAGCTATACAACAGGCCGTACAATCGTTTGTAGGGCTATATGCTAGTGAAAACGGTATGACATATCAGCAAGCAACTGTATACCTCAATAAAACTGAGTTTATGGAATGGCGACAGGATATCGAGGACTATGTTGAGCAGATAGAAAAAACAAATGATTCTCTTTTGTTGCTTGAGCTCAATACATTGGCTGCTCGGTCACGTATTACACGCATGGAAAAGCTTATGACTGAGATCAAAGTGCGACTTGCCTTGTTGAAACAACAGCAAGAGGATACAATGACAGGCCATCTTATCGAAACAGCAACAGAAAGTTATACAAAGACAGGCTTTGTTATCTCTCAAGGGATAGGGGCCGCTACTGCTGCAACCGTACTGAATACACAGGCAATAAACGCAATCCTTGAGATTCCATGGAGTGGGGCCAACTACTCTAAACGCATATGGAGTGACAGACAACGGCTTGCGCTTACACTTGAAGAAGAATTGATGCAGCATTTCATTCAAGGCAAAGACATACGCCAAACAAGTAAGGCTTTAGCTGAAAGAATGGATGCTAGCTTATCTAATGCTACCCGGTTGATTCGTACCGAAAGCAGTTTTGTAGCGAATTATTCGTCAGGTAAAGCGTATGAGGATGCAGGAATTAAACAATACCAGTTCCTCGCTACACTAGACCGTCGTACAAGCTCTTTGTGCCAGAAGATGGACAATAAGGTGTTTGACCTTAAAGAGAAGCGTATAGGGGTAAATTATCCGCCGTTGCATCCGTATTGCAGATCGACGACAATCCCTTATTTCGATAGTCCGAACAGTTTACGTATAGCAAGGGATAAGAACGGTAAACCAATTCGAATTCCAGCCAACATGAACTATGAGCAGTACAAAAAGAAATATCTTGAGAAGAAGTAGTCGCCGATGGGTGACTTTTTTTATTGGTCTTTTTAAGGGTTAGACCCTAAAGAAACGGTAACCGTTTGGAGGTGGGTAACCTCTAAAAAAACCTAAAACGGGAGAGTGTTTATATATGGATTTAAAAGAGTTGCTTGGAGAAGAACTTTACAATCAGGTCATTGAAAAAGCAGGAGATAACAAAATTGCCGTTGTGTCAGATGGCAATTGGTTTCCTAAGGATAAGTTTGACGAGAAAAACAATGAAGTTAAGGAACTAAAAGGCCAATTGAAAGAGCGCGATAAGCAGTTAGAGGATTTGGGCGCCAAAGCAAAAGGTAATGAAGAGTTGGTCAAGCAAATCAATGACTTGAAAGAGCAAAACGAACGTACGACCAAAGAGTATCAGGAGAAACTTGATAAACAAGCGTTTGAATTCGCTCTTGATAAGGCTATTACCGAAGCGCAGGCTAGAAATCCGAAAGCTGTAAAAGCGTTGCTCAATACTGAAACCATTAAGCTTGATGGGGAAAAGTTACTTGGATTTGATGAACAAATTAAAGTAATAAGAGAAAGTGATGGGTATTTATTTGATTCGCCCGGATTAAAAGGACGGGTGCCTCATAATCCGCCTAATCCGCGTGATAAAACTACTGTGAATCCGTTTAGTAAGGAACATTTCAACCTAACAGAACAAGGCCGGATTTACAAAGAAGATAGGGAGCTTGCTATTAGATTAGCAGCAGAACATGGAATAAAACTAAATTAAGAGGGGTGCTTTTTAAATGACAGTAAGAATCGCAGATGTAATTCAACCGGAAATTTTCACATCATACGTTGTGAACAAAACAATGGAGAAGTCAGAACTAATTAAATCTGGCATTGTGGTAAACGACTCGCAGTTCGATGAACTAGCAAGTGGGCCAAACACAACGGTTGATATGCCGTATTTCAACGATTTGGACGGGGATTCCGAAACAATGAAGGATGATGGTGCGTTAACTCCCGGTAAAATCGGTACGAATGCAGATAAAGCCAAAAAACACGGGCGCGCACGAGCTTGGGGAGCTAACGGTCTTTCTGCGTTGCTTTCTGGTGCCGATCCGATGGAAGCTATCGCTAGCTTGACTGCAAACTATTGGGTTAGGGATATGCAAAAGGTGCTTTTAAATACACTGAAAGGCGTCTTTGCCTCTCCGAGCATGACAGACCACGTTCTTGATATTAGCGGAGGCACAGGTGGGGCTGAATTACTTGATGGGGCAGCATTTGTTGATGCAACACAAAAGCTGGGGGATGCTAAAGATCAATTAACGGCTGTTATCATGCACTCAGCAGTTGAAGCGTATTTGGTTAAACGCCAATTGATTGAGTATGTTAATCAAACAAACGAATTAAACCAAACAACTCGCGTCCCTTATTTCATGGGTAAACGTGTGATTGTGGATGATGCAATGCCGTTTGACACTAACGAACTTGTTGGTGAAATGTATCTATTTGGATCAGGAGCAATTGCGCTTGGTAATGGTTCGCATCCGCGTATTATTGCAACGGAAGTTGATCGCGATTCTCTCGCTTCAACCGGGGAAGATTTTCTAATCAATCGTAAAATCTTTATTCTTCATCCGCGTGGAATCAAGTGGACTGATACCACAATTGCGGATGTATTCCCAACAAATGCAGAGCTAGCAACGGGCGCAAACTGGCAACGTGTATACGAACCTAAGAAAATCCGTGTCGTTAAATTTAAATTCAAAGTCACATTGTAATGAAACAAGAGGGAGGTGGTTACGCCTCTCTTTATTTAATATAAGGGGGTAAAAATGAGTTTATCATCATTCCAACGCCGCCGCCGTGAGTTAGAAGCAAAGCGAAAGGCCGAACAAGTACGAGAACTCGAAAAGAAAGAGGCGCCCAAACGCAAAAACGCAAAGAAAGATGAGGATAAGTAGGGTGAAATATCCTTACTTTTCTCTTTAGGTGGTGAAACGATGGATAACAGACTGTCTACATTAAAGATGCTGCTTGATATTCCTGTGAATGACACGACATATGACGCCAAACTCAACTATTACCTTTCTGTTACAGAGCAAGAGATGCTTGCATGGATGAATCGTACAGACTTTCCACCTGCACTTGAGAACACACTTATCCAAGCTGTAATCAAGATACACAAAGGTAACACCGTTTCTGAGGCGTCTAGCGCCCCTGTAAAGAGCATTGCACGAGGCGACACTACAATTACCTATGGTGACGCTCAACAGGTACAGGGATACAGTTTCTTGACTGGAGATATGCTTGGTTTGATGCGTCGTTTTAAGTTGGTGAAGTTCACATGACAGAAGCAGACATATTAGCTGAAACCTACTGGCACCGGATGGAGATAAGAGGGACGATGGAAGTTAAAAAGCCGTGGGGAGAAACGGTAATTGAGGACGATGTGTTAAAAGGATCGGATATCCCTTGTTCTTTCTCCGTCGGTATTGGACG
Protein-coding sequences here:
- a CDS encoding minor capsid protein; this translates as MNDELKNPSAEYLGKRMEEVIEADIKRTDDTEELLTDMYSKSLKAIQQAVQSFVGLYASENGMTYQQATVYLNKTEFMEWRQDIEDYVEQIEKTNDSLLLLELNTLAARSRITRMEKLMTEIKVRLALLKQQQEDTMTGHLIETATESYTKTGFVISQGIGAATAATVLNTQAINAILEIPWSGANYSKRIWSDRQRLALTLEEELMQHFIQGKDIRQTSKALAERMDASLSNATRLIRTESSFVANYSSGKAYEDAGIKQYQFLATLDRRTSSLCQKMDNKVFDLKEKRIGVNYPPLHPYCRSTTIPYFDSPNSLRIARDKNGKPIRIPANMNYEQYKKKYLEKK
- a CDS encoding phage scaffolding protein, whose protein sequence is MDLKELLGEELYNQVIEKAGDNKIAVVSDGNWFPKDKFDEKNNEVKELKGQLKERDKQLEDLGAKAKGNEELVKQINDLKEQNERTTKEYQEKLDKQAFEFALDKAITEAQARNPKAVKALLNTETIKLDGEKLLGFDEQIKVIRESDGYLFDSPGLKGRVPHNPPNPRDKTTVNPFSKEHFNLTEQGRIYKEDRELAIRLAAEHGIKLN
- a CDS encoding major capsid protein — its product is MTVRIADVIQPEIFTSYVVNKTMEKSELIKSGIVVNDSQFDELASGPNTTVDMPYFNDLDGDSETMKDDGALTPGKIGTNADKAKKHGRARAWGANGLSALLSGADPMEAIASLTANYWVRDMQKVLLNTLKGVFASPSMTDHVLDISGGTGGAELLDGAAFVDATQKLGDAKDQLTAVIMHSAVEAYLVKRQLIEYVNQTNELNQTTRVPYFMGKRVIVDDAMPFDTNELVGEMYLFGSGAIALGNGSHPRIIATEVDRDSLASTGEDFLINRKIFILHPRGIKWTDTTIADVFPTNAELATGANWQRVYEPKKIRVVKFKFKVTL
- a CDS encoding head-tail connector protein, coding for MDNRLSTLKMLLDIPVNDTTYDAKLNYYLSVTEQEMLAWMNRTDFPPALENTLIQAVIKIHKGNTVSEASSAPVKSIARGDTTITYGDAQQVQGYSFLTGDMLGLMRRFKLVKFT